In Campylobacter showae, the genomic stretch AATCATCGCGAGAAATATCGCGGGAAAGCCCGCTCCGCTGCCCACATCGATCGCCGTTTTAGCGTCCAAAATTTGCGGGAAAATTTCAAGCGGAGCTATGCTATCGGCTATCTGCTCGTTTAAATTTTTGTAGCTAGTTAGGCTGTGCACGCGGTTAAATTTAGCCAAAATTTCGCTAAATTTCGCCGTTTGCGCATCAAAGTCCCTCGGCAGGTCAATTTTCATCTAGCATATGCCCCATCTGCTCTTTTTTCACGCGCAGGTAGTTTTCGTTAAATTTGTTCGCGTGTATGACGATCGGCACGCGAGAGACGATTTGCACGCACTTTAGTCCCGACAGTTTTTTCGGGTTATTGGTTAGCAAATTTATCTTTTCGATGCCGAAGTGCTTTAAGATAAAATCCACGATCTCGTACGTGCGCTCGTCGGCCTTAAAGCCTAGCTGATGGTTTGCCTCGATGGTGTCAAGGCCCTCGTCTTGCAGGTGATAGGCGTTTACTTTGTTTAGTAGGCCGATATTTCGCCCCTCTTGGCGTAGATAAATCACCATGCCGCCGTGCTCCTCGATGTATTTTAGGCTGGCCTCTAGCTGGTCGCGGCAGTCGCACTTGAGACTACCGATCGCATCGCCCGTTAGGCACTCGGAGTGGATGCGGACGTTTACGACCTCGCCGAAAGGTTTTTTATATATCGCCAAATGTTCCTTCTCGCCCTCCTTAAAGGCCTTTATCTCGAATATCCCGAAACGAGAGGGTAAATTTGCCGTATTTGAAAGCTCGATATTCATAAATTTTTAACTCCTATTATGTTACACTAAGCGTAAATTGTAGCGAAGTAAAAGGAAAATTATGTTTAAACGTTTTAGAAGGCTCAGGATAAATCCCGCAATCAGAGAGATGGTGCGCGAAACTAGCGTTTGCGCGAGCGATTTTATCTATCCGCTTTTCGTCGTCGAGGGCAAGGGTGTGAAAAAAGAGATAAGCTCGATGCCGGGCGTCTTTCAGATGAGTTTGGACGAAATTTTAAAAGAGTGCGAAATCGTACGAAATTTGGGCATAAAAGCGGTTATTTTATTTGGAATCCCTAGCCTAAAAGATAGCGTAGGCAGCGACGCTCTAAGCGACGAGGGTATCATAGCGACCGCGCTTCGAGCGATAAAGGATAAATTTCCTGATCTGGTCGTGATAACAGATCTTTGCTTTTGCGAGTACACCGATCACGGTCACTGCGGCATCCTAGATCACGTCCACCAGACCGTCGATAACGACGCGACGCTAGAGATCTCCGCTAAACAAGCTCTGATTCACGCCAGAAACGGCGCCGATATGATCGCTCCAAGCGGTATGATGGACGGCATCATCGCTACCTTGCGCGGTGCGCTGGATTTGAGCGGATACGAAAATTTGCCGATTATGGCGTATTCGACCAAATTTGCTTCGGCGTACTACGGGCCGTTTCGCGACGTAGCGGAGAGCGCGCCAAGTTTCGGCGATAGAAAGAGCTACCAGATGGATCCCGCAAACCGCCTGGAGGCCGTGAGCGAGAGCCTAGAAGACGAGGCGCAGGGGGCCGATATCTTGATGGTAAAGCCCGCCCTTGCGTATCTAGACATAATCCGCGATCTGCGCGAGGCTACGAGACTGCCGATCTGCGCGTATAACGTGAGCGGCGAATACGCTCTGCTAAAAGCCGCAGCAAAAGCGGGCGTCATCGACTACGAGCGCGTGATGATGGAGACGCTAGTCGGGTTTAAGAGGGCGGGGGCTGACCTG encodes the following:
- the ribA gene encoding GTP cyclohydrolase II, which translates into the protein MNIELSNTANLPSRFGIFEIKAFKEGEKEHLAIYKKPFGEVVNVRIHSECLTGDAIGSLKCDCRDQLEASLKYIEEHGGMVIYLRQEGRNIGLLNKVNAYHLQDEGLDTIEANHQLGFKADERTYEIVDFILKHFGIEKINLLTNNPKKLSGLKCVQIVSRVPIVIHANKFNENYLRVKKEQMGHMLDEN
- the hemB gene encoding porphobilinogen synthase, which translates into the protein MFKRFRRLRINPAIREMVRETSVCASDFIYPLFVVEGKGVKKEISSMPGVFQMSLDEILKECEIVRNLGIKAVILFGIPSLKDSVGSDALSDEGIIATALRAIKDKFPDLVVITDLCFCEYTDHGHCGILDHVHQTVDNDATLEISAKQALIHARNGADMIAPSGMMDGIIATLRGALDLSGYENLPIMAYSTKFASAYYGPFRDVAESAPSFGDRKSYQMDPANRLEAVSESLEDEAQGADILMVKPALAYLDIIRDLREATRLPICAYNVSGEYALLKAAAKAGVIDYERVMMETLVGFKRAGADLIISYHAKEAAALLRK